From a single Paenibacillus sp. FSL W8-0426 genomic region:
- a CDS encoding ABC transporter permease subunit — protein sequence MQRTKTLNGAATQRTGKLNRKDGMQLLLLATPFILFTLAFSYVPLFGWIYAFFDYKPGIPLQQTPFLGLENFRNMFDDPRMGPVLANTLALSLLSIATAPVPMLLAILISEVRSGWFKRLVQTVSTLPNYISWIIVFSLAFSMFSTEGAVNSIMMKTGIGSPPVDILGNYDRVWTVQTLLLLWKSAGWSAIIYLAAIVGIDSEQYDAAKVDGAGRMRTIWHITLPSIMPTFIVLLLLSVSNLLSAGFEQYLVFSNVMIADRIEVLDLYVYRLGLVTGDYSYSTAVGIFKTVISVLLLFSVNILSKKVRGQGIV from the coding sequence ATGCAACGTACCAAGACCCTGAACGGCGCCGCAACCCAAAGGACCGGCAAGCTGAATCGCAAGGATGGCATGCAGCTCCTGCTTCTGGCCACGCCATTCATACTGTTTACGCTGGCCTTCAGCTATGTCCCTTTATTCGGATGGATCTACGCATTCTTTGATTACAAACCAGGCATACCGCTTCAACAAACCCCTTTTCTGGGGCTGGAAAATTTCCGCAACATGTTCGATGATCCACGGATGGGACCCGTGCTGGCGAACACGCTGGCACTGAGCTTGTTGTCCATTGCCACCGCCCCGGTACCGATGCTGCTTGCCATACTGATCTCGGAAGTTCGCTCCGGCTGGTTCAAACGGCTGGTGCAGACCGTCTCTACACTGCCGAATTATATCAGCTGGATCATCGTATTTTCCCTCGCATTCAGCATGTTCAGTACGGAGGGAGCCGTCAATTCCATCATGATGAAAACGGGGATCGGCAGTCCACCCGTGGATATCCTCGGTAACTATGACCGGGTATGGACGGTGCAAACGTTGCTGCTGCTGTGGAAGTCCGCAGGATGGAGCGCCATCATCTATCTGGCTGCCATCGTTGGCATAGACAGCGAACAGTACGATGCAGCCAAGGTGGATGGCGCCGGGCGCATGCGTACGATCTGGCACATTACGCTGCCAAGCATCATGCCGACCTTCATTGTGCTTCTGCTGCTCTCCGTCAGCAACCTGCTGTCCGCAGGGTTTGAGCAATATCTCGTGTTCAGCAACGTCATGATTGCAGACCGGATCGAAGTGCTTGACCTCTACGTATACCGGCTTGGACTTGTGACGGGCGACTACTCGTACTCGACGGCTGTGGGCATTTTCAAAACCGTAATCAGTGTTCTGCTGCTCTTCAGCGTCAACATTCTATCCAAGAAAGTTCGCGGTCAAGGCATCGTCTGA
- a CDS encoding response regulator yields the protein MYKVMIVEDEMLVRIGLKNSVEWSKFGLEVTADFPDGLAAWDYYEREKPDVVITDISMPRMDGMELISNIRKQDKHTRVVVLSCLEEFELARKALTLDVSSYILKLTMTEEEIEQVLTGVREELDQQHTPPQPQGRTGTASPDMELVKEKMFKDFMFYRIFSTEEFARFVSESGLRLSPVRLVVCVMEVDRYASLKERFRDEHGHLVKMSLLNILSEIMSGYKRGEAVQINDRHYALVLHFADMLSEQAIVQELRQLLEHVQDTIRHYFNSTVSFGISSINGGYDSLPRQYAEAQRALQRKFITGPGQHHQGIGRADHSGVLGRLERLRGHTPIRELLPSLKQKEYDEFLDEIERGMNEERKSMEITIYQLVQWINTNVYDHNNEKTLLLSMNEKLETCDTMPDMLDQVLIYIDTLVELIRKRLQMSDEITRAIEYIKRHYTENISLQMVADHVGLSMGYLSNLFRRELQITYIDYVNRYRIERAKDLLAQNQLRSSDVPALVGFSPEYTYFSKVFKKITGLNPNEYRRQTTLKDRGCHE from the coding sequence ATGTATAAGGTGATGATCGTCGAGGATGAAATGCTCGTTCGCATCGGACTGAAAAATTCCGTCGAATGGAGCAAATTCGGGTTGGAGGTCACTGCCGATTTCCCGGATGGCCTGGCCGCATGGGATTATTATGAACGCGAGAAACCCGACGTGGTCATTACCGATATCAGTATGCCAAGAATGGATGGCATGGAACTGATCTCCAACATCCGCAAGCAAGACAAACATACACGCGTCGTTGTGCTGTCATGTCTCGAAGAGTTTGAGCTGGCCCGCAAAGCACTGACGCTGGACGTGTCCAGCTATATTCTGAAGCTGACCATGACCGAAGAAGAGATTGAGCAGGTGCTGACAGGAGTCAGGGAAGAGCTGGATCAGCAGCATACCCCGCCTCAACCGCAAGGCAGGACAGGGACGGCGTCTCCGGATATGGAGCTTGTGAAGGAAAAGATGTTTAAAGATTTTATGTTCTATCGCATTTTCTCAACGGAGGAATTCGCCAGGTTCGTCTCGGAGAGCGGTCTGCGCCTTTCGCCCGTTCGTCTTGTCGTGTGCGTAATGGAAGTGGACCGTTATGCCTCGCTCAAGGAACGTTTTCGGGATGAACACGGCCATTTGGTCAAGATGTCGCTGTTAAACATTTTAAGCGAGATCATGTCCGGTTATAAACGGGGAGAGGCGGTTCAGATCAACGACCGGCATTACGCGCTTGTATTGCATTTTGCCGATATGTTGTCCGAACAAGCCATCGTGCAGGAGCTTCGTCAGTTGCTCGAACATGTTCAGGATACGATTCGTCATTATTTCAACAGTACCGTTTCGTTCGGGATCAGCAGCATCAACGGAGGTTATGATTCGCTGCCGAGACAATATGCCGAAGCACAGCGCGCATTGCAGCGTAAATTCATCACCGGCCCGGGACAACATCATCAAGGAATAGGGCGTGCGGACCATTCGGGCGTGCTTGGGCGACTTGAACGGCTTCGAGGCCACACACCTATTCGGGAATTGCTTCCGTCGCTTAAACAGAAAGAATACGACGAATTCCTGGATGAGATTGAACGCGGCATGAACGAAGAGCGAAAATCAATGGAGATCACCATTTACCAGCTTGTGCAATGGATTAATACGAATGTATACGATCATAACAATGAGAAAACGCTGCTGCTCAGCATGAACGAAAAGTTGGAAACCTGTGACACGATGCCGGATATGCTTGACCAGGTCCTTATCTATATTGACACCTTGGTTGAATTGATTCGCAAACGCTTACAAATGAGTGATGAGATTACCCGCGCCATTGAGTACATCAAGCGTCATTATACCGAAAACATCAGTCTCCAGATGGTTGCAGATCATGTAGGTCTAAGCATGGGGTATCTCAGCAACCTGTTCCGGAGAGAGCTGCAGATCACTTATATTGATTATGTGAACCGTTATCGGATTGAACGTGCCAAGGACCTGCTTGCCCAAAACCAACTGCGCTCTTCCGATGTGCCGGCTCTGGTCGGCTTTTCGCCCGAATATACGTATTTTAGCAAGGTATTCAAAAAGATCACAGGTCTTAATCCGAACGAATACCGCCGCCAAACGACGCTCAAAGACAGAGGGTGCCATGAATGA
- a CDS encoding carbohydrate ABC transporter permease, with the protein MRTQPTGQTLRPVRHTDWKDLAFTLFNYIVLSLLVIITIYPFYYIFIYSISDPIEVQKGVYFWPAGFSLEAYQATVQLPGIMDAAIVSVSRTVLGTLITVFSCSFFAYLITKEEMPFRKIIYRFVLITMYFNAGFIPWYLTMKTYGLQNNFLLYIIPSAMSGFNIILIKTFIEQLPASLEESAKIDGAGYFRIYRSIIFPLSMPIIATIAVFSAVGQWNTWFDNFFLVENPKLQTLQLVLYNFLNQSSNLSNMTTEELTRGDVVRTLTPQSIRMTITMLVTLPIVLVYPMLQRYFVKGIMMGAVKG; encoded by the coding sequence ATGCGCACACAACCCACAGGACAGACGCTTCGTCCCGTCCGCCATACCGACTGGAAAGACCTTGCGTTCACCCTGTTTAATTACATCGTGCTGTCCCTGCTTGTCATCATCACCATTTATCCGTTCTATTATATTTTCATCTATTCGATCAGCGATCCCATCGAGGTTCAGAAAGGCGTATATTTCTGGCCAGCCGGCTTCTCCCTTGAAGCATACCAAGCGACGGTACAGTTGCCGGGCATCATGGACGCTGCCATTGTAAGTGTCTCCCGGACCGTGCTCGGAACGTTGATTACGGTGTTCAGCTGTTCCTTCTTTGCCTATCTCATTACCAAAGAAGAGATGCCGTTCCGCAAAATCATTTACCGTTTTGTACTGATTACCATGTACTTCAATGCAGGCTTTATCCCATGGTATCTGACCATGAAAACCTATGGATTGCAGAACAATTTCCTGCTGTACATCATTCCAAGCGCGATGTCGGGCTTTAACATCATTTTGATCAAAACGTTCATCGAACAGCTGCCCGCATCCCTGGAGGAATCGGCCAAAATCGATGGGGCCGGCTACTTCCGGATCTATCGCAGCATCATTTTCCCGCTGTCAATGCCGATCATCGCCACCATTGCCGTATTCTCCGCCGTAGGTCAGTGGAATACCTGGTTCGACAACTTTTTCCTGGTGGAAAATCCGAAGCTGCAAACGTTGCAACTGGTGCTCTACAACTTCCTGAACCAGTCCAGCAACCTGTCCAATATGACGACAGAGGAGTTGACCCGCGGAGATGTTGTCCGGACGCTCACACCGCAGTCCATTCGCATGACCATTACGATGCTTGTCACGCTGCCGATTGTACTGGTGTATCCGATGCTGCAGCGGTATTTTGTCAAAGGCATCATGATGGGAGCCGTCAAGGGTTAA
- a CDS encoding family 78 glycoside hydrolase catalytic domain — MDHILSTGGWDLPTERKGSAVQTEAFTWRASWIWGEGEDWPRNEWRCFRREFELHHWEYGSAEVTITADARYVLYVNGVLCGRGPNRSWPSELNYHVHEVGHLLHSGRNTLAVLVISYGAATFAYLPGRGGLLAQLESVRYEADGSYLRKELIVGTDASWQTALHDGYERRSARMSCQLGFAEQVDARRWNDRWQGVETLPIAEHGVWTPVRIIGTPGDAPWEFLVASDIPELTEQEVWPVRVESLKEASLVPWTHVLDVREAMEPTSRMHANPVSFAGYVAAVIRASSEAEAVVGFFSAFHALRGITLNGSYYPASAMEGERPRRLQRVTLQQGDNLLLIELAGQDHGGGLHFGIDCDVPFTVVSPFDDAQTGKTPFVLMGPFATLVHIDHQPDRDPIRAYQGFGGNQPLDEKAFPDADVYLRCRSLASVPELAPFRGWMKPFPERLSSEASIFASSIWKRQEQARPVPAALQQVCAASRQPAIVPASSAGRSTELILDFGREWSGYLRFEVDAAAGTVIDAYGFEYMDGDWRQDTFGVDNTLRYVCREGRQRYESPIRRGLRYLMLTIHGNARPVRLFGITLVQSNYPVAEIGRFHSSDAILNDIWEISKHTTRLCMEDTFVDCPTYEQVFWVGDSRNEALVNYYVFGATDIVKHCLQLVPGSSRQTPLYVDQVPSGWSSVIPNWTFFWVTACLEYARHTGSRNFAAKIWPKVKFMLDHYISHIDARGLLIIEAWNLLDWAPLEQPNDGTVTHQNAIFARTLADAAQLAELAGCAEDSPYYCSASERVARAINRYLWSDDRQAYMDCIHANGSLSSTYSMQTQVMALVTGIAANERKEKLNAYLTSPPEDFVTIGSPFMTFFYYEALVMNGKTDHMLRDMREKFGEMVKHEATTCWEMYPGFAENRPNPKYLTRSHCHAWSAAPGYFLGISVLGVRPIADGWTRVRVAPQPGHLQWAKGAVPLPGDGRIDVKWEIREEEGSESTFHLEVCAPKEIAIVMEAPEGYRPVLVHRTL; from the coding sequence ATGGATCACATTTTATCGACTGGCGGGTGGGATCTGCCGACGGAACGGAAAGGAAGCGCTGTTCAGACGGAAGCATTCACGTGGCGCGCCTCATGGATCTGGGGAGAAGGCGAGGACTGGCCGCGCAACGAATGGCGTTGTTTTCGCCGGGAATTCGAATTGCATCATTGGGAGTATGGAAGCGCCGAGGTAACCATCACAGCAGATGCCAGATATGTGTTATATGTCAACGGTGTACTGTGCGGAAGAGGACCCAATCGCTCTTGGCCTTCTGAACTTAACTATCACGTGCATGAAGTGGGCCATCTGCTGCATTCCGGTCGTAATACACTGGCTGTACTTGTCATCAGCTATGGTGCAGCTACGTTCGCGTATCTGCCGGGAAGGGGCGGGCTTCTCGCTCAACTGGAGTCGGTTCGCTATGAGGCTGATGGGAGTTACCTGAGAAAAGAACTTATCGTGGGTACGGATGCATCCTGGCAGACGGCTCTGCATGACGGATATGAACGAAGGTCAGCGCGCATGTCCTGTCAGCTTGGTTTTGCCGAACAGGTGGATGCGCGCCGCTGGAATGATCGTTGGCAAGGAGTCGAAACCTTGCCGATCGCAGAGCACGGCGTCTGGACTCCTGTTCGCATCATCGGCACGCCTGGCGATGCGCCATGGGAATTCCTGGTTGCAAGTGACATTCCCGAACTGACGGAGCAAGAAGTATGGCCTGTCCGAGTGGAATCATTGAAAGAAGCATCTCTTGTGCCCTGGACGCATGTGCTCGATGTACGTGAAGCGATGGAGCCGACGAGCAGGATGCACGCCAATCCGGTATCCTTTGCCGGTTATGTCGCAGCGGTCATTCGCGCAAGTAGCGAAGCCGAAGCCGTTGTCGGATTTTTCAGCGCGTTCCATGCTCTTCGCGGCATCACGCTTAACGGCTCATATTATCCTGCATCAGCTATGGAGGGAGAACGGCCGCGCCGTCTTCAGCGGGTAACGTTGCAGCAGGGAGACAATCTGCTGCTGATCGAGCTGGCAGGGCAGGATCACGGCGGCGGTCTGCACTTCGGAATCGACTGCGATGTTCCGTTTACGGTTGTATCGCCATTCGATGATGCGCAAACGGGCAAAACACCGTTTGTCCTGATGGGTCCGTTTGCCACCCTCGTGCATATCGACCACCAGCCGGATCGCGATCCAATCCGTGCATATCAGGGCTTTGGCGGCAATCAGCCTCTGGACGAGAAGGCATTTCCGGATGCCGATGTATATCTGCGATGCCGCAGTTTGGCTTCCGTCCCTGAACTTGCTCCATTCCGCGGCTGGATGAAACCATTCCCCGAGAGGCTAAGCTCGGAAGCTTCAATCTTTGCGTCCAGCATCTGGAAGAGGCAGGAACAGGCGCGTCCCGTTCCTGCGGCCTTGCAGCAGGTATGCGCCGCAAGTCGGCAGCCTGCAATCGTTCCGGCAAGCTCTGCCGGAAGGAGCACGGAGCTGATTCTGGACTTTGGCCGCGAATGGTCAGGCTATCTGCGATTCGAGGTCGATGCGGCGGCCGGCACCGTCATCGACGCGTATGGCTTCGAGTATATGGACGGCGACTGGCGACAGGATACCTTTGGCGTGGATAATACGCTTCGCTATGTATGCCGCGAAGGGAGACAACGCTACGAATCGCCGATTCGGCGCGGACTTCGTTATCTCATGCTTACCATACACGGGAATGCGAGACCCGTGCGACTGTTCGGCATTACCCTTGTGCAAAGCAACTATCCGGTGGCAGAGATCGGCCGATTTCATAGTTCAGACGCGATCCTGAATGACATTTGGGAGATCAGCAAGCATACCACCCGGCTGTGCATGGAGGATACATTTGTGGATTGTCCCACGTATGAACAGGTGTTTTGGGTTGGCGACAGCCGCAATGAAGCGCTCGTGAACTACTATGTATTCGGTGCAACGGATATCGTAAAACATTGTCTGCAGCTTGTTCCGGGATCAAGCCGGCAAACGCCGCTCTATGTGGATCAGGTGCCCAGCGGCTGGAGCAGCGTGATTCCGAATTGGACGTTTTTCTGGGTCACCGCTTGCCTTGAATATGCCCGTCATACGGGAAGCAGGAACTTTGCCGCGAAAATCTGGCCCAAGGTAAAGTTCATGCTCGATCACTATATCTCACATATCGATGCCAGAGGACTATTGATCATTGAAGCCTGGAATCTGCTGGACTGGGCACCATTGGAGCAGCCGAACGACGGGACGGTCACCCATCAAAATGCGATATTTGCGCGCACGCTGGCAGACGCGGCCCAATTGGCCGAATTGGCAGGGTGCGCAGAAGACAGCCCATACTACTGTTCCGCATCGGAAAGAGTGGCCCGCGCCATAAATCGTTATCTATGGAGTGATGATCGGCAGGCTTATATGGACTGCATCCATGCCAATGGCTCTCTTTCCAGCACCTATAGTATGCAGACGCAGGTGATGGCGCTGGTTACCGGGATTGCAGCAAATGAACGAAAGGAGAAGCTCAACGCATATTTAACATCGCCGCCTGAAGATTTTGTAACCATAGGCAGTCCGTTTATGACGTTCTTCTATTATGAGGCGCTAGTGATGAACGGCAAGACGGATCATATGCTCCGGGACATGAGAGAGAAGTTTGGGGAAATGGTGAAACATGAGGCGACCACTTGCTGGGAGATGTATCCGGGATTTGCCGAGAATCGGCCCAATCCGAAATACCTGACACGCAGTCATTGCCACGCCTGGTCGGCAGCACCAGGTTACTTTTTGGGAATATCGGTGCTCGGGGTTCGCCCGATTGCAGACGGTTGGACACGAGTTCGGGTTGCTCCCCAGCCTGGCCATCTGCAATGGGCAAAAGGAGCTGTGCCTCTTCCTGGCGACGGAAGG
- a CDS encoding extracellular solute-binding protein gives MRTKKSFRQVIALLMMTSLLLAACTGSGSGTGQTSTGETGSSDTGSDKDLVTLRVLIMETGSKWNTQQNNEVAEAIAEKIGVKIEYVEADENKFNVLLAGGDLPDLVRTDVNKYQKQLIEGDLIVPLDDLLATSGKDITANIGTVVEYSKKNWSNGTGNLYFLPPQVQSKPGTSIAPITIGPTIRWDWYKEIGTPEMATMDDLLDVVETIVEKHPQTEDGKKVYGVSMWQDWGLWPYTIPPVIFTENVGATSDLTASKVGGSDFISNLTDESSNFWTALDFYNKAQRRGLLDPDSLTMKNNDYMAKATAGQIVVGPATWAMGDFNAQHANDGKGYLVVPAGKLAWTGAVNPLGWQDKAYSISKTSKHPEKAMEFLNYIYSYEGARTMYNGVEGKHWKMVDGKPTLTDETLALKAAGGAPYEATGLSLDRNIIGLGGNMINPVDKMPVDLFTSEEALSKAATPLEKDFAEHYGASYSGEVFKKLIDEGKLNTFTTWMNGMTDEEIVQRNTVPGVTLDDKLKKQEAELKELAAREAAKVILSKDEQAFEANKQAALAAFKKAGADEFTAWYNAEVQRLRQAHGL, from the coding sequence ATGAGAACTAAAAAGTCGTTCCGCCAAGTCATCGCACTGCTCATGATGACGTCTTTGCTGCTGGCAGCTTGTACGGGCAGCGGCTCGGGAACAGGCCAGACCAGCACGGGCGAAACCGGTTCGTCAGACACGGGCTCGGACAAAGACCTCGTGACGCTGCGAGTGCTCATCATGGAAACCGGATCCAAGTGGAATACGCAGCAGAACAATGAAGTGGCCGAAGCCATTGCCGAGAAGATCGGTGTCAAAATTGAATACGTTGAAGCAGACGAAAACAAATTCAATGTATTGCTCGCTGGCGGCGATCTGCCCGACCTGGTGCGCACGGACGTGAACAAATATCAAAAACAACTGATTGAAGGGGATCTGATCGTTCCGCTCGACGATCTGCTCGCTACATCCGGCAAAGACATTACGGCGAACATCGGTACTGTGGTCGAATACAGCAAAAAGAACTGGAGCAACGGTACCGGCAACCTGTATTTCCTGCCTCCCCAAGTGCAATCCAAACCGGGCACTTCAATTGCGCCAATCACTATAGGCCCGACGATTCGTTGGGACTGGTACAAGGAGATTGGCACACCGGAAATGGCCACAATGGATGACTTGCTGGACGTTGTCGAAACAATTGTGGAGAAGCACCCGCAGACCGAAGACGGCAAAAAGGTGTACGGCGTGTCCATGTGGCAAGATTGGGGATTATGGCCTTATACGATTCCGCCAGTCATCTTTACCGAGAATGTAGGGGCTACAAGCGACCTGACTGCATCCAAAGTTGGCGGGAGCGACTTCATCAGCAACTTGACCGACGAGTCCTCCAACTTCTGGACTGCACTGGACTTCTATAACAAGGCTCAACGCAGAGGATTGCTCGATCCGGATTCCCTGACGATGAAGAACAATGACTACATGGCAAAGGCAACTGCAGGACAGATCGTTGTTGGTCCCGCCACCTGGGCGATGGGGGATTTCAATGCACAGCATGCCAATGACGGCAAAGGATATCTGGTTGTGCCTGCCGGCAAACTGGCCTGGACGGGTGCAGTCAATCCGCTCGGATGGCAGGATAAAGCCTACAGCATATCCAAAACATCAAAACATCCTGAAAAAGCGATGGAATTCCTCAATTATATTTACTCTTATGAGGGTGCACGCACCATGTATAACGGCGTAGAAGGCAAGCACTGGAAGATGGTGGACGGCAAACCGACACTCACGGACGAAACACTCGCATTGAAAGCAGCAGGCGGAGCTCCCTACGAAGCAACCGGACTTTCGCTGGATCGCAACATCATCGGTCTTGGCGGCAACATGATCAATCCCGTTGACAAGATGCCGGTCGACCTCTTTACCTCGGAGGAGGCGCTGTCCAAAGCGGCCACCCCGCTTGAGAAAGATTTTGCAGAACACTATGGCGCTTCTTACTCGGGAGAGGTATTCAAAAAATTGATCGATGAAGGCAAACTAAATACGTTCACCACCTGGATGAATGGCATGACGGACGAGGAGATCGTGCAGCGCAACACCGTTCCGGGCGTAACCCTGGACGACAAGCTGAAGAAACAGGAAGCCGAACTTAAAGAGCTGGCTGCGCGCGAAGCGGCCAAAGTTATTCTTTCCAAGGATGAACAGGCATTCGAAGCAAATAAACAGGCTGCGCTTGCGGCATTCAAAAAAGCAGGAGCAGATGAGTTTACGGCCTGGTATAACGCCGAAGTGCAGCGGCTTCGTCAAGCCCACGGGCTGTAA
- a CDS encoding sensor histidine kinase: MRTSVKSLFVSRQLRTQLILYIMVISLAVLAGASYFIYSFMQNMIKIQNERLLYQQFQQLDHNIGGLVKEIDRLSMLFLRDDHIQQFLYKISEKTEEEFLESKNDVQRVIADFIDNYNYIDSIYITANNLGAVGASQKRTLVYDREAWQESFFTSEPFRQTLEQYPHLVIHSGIKKSFYNPYLTGENDGYLISLMRGTRAIYDPTTSATLIFNIDERYLSSIYATALNSEEGDMYIASADGTIISASEADRVGTQSHFKPGAELTDGAYGSLDDEKAGRSMQVVYYKLHDGGWYLLKEIPLSQYADQILGVQRMLVLVFTISVLAIFIASYFWLRKIIKPLNQLSGKMKDMSRGELGVTVDHVPNNELGTVIRRFNEMSLSMVELVNKNNEIQEKKRELELEALQYQINPHFLYNTLNMIRWMAVIVKADNIVNTIVALGNILRPVFSSKDSMCSLRDELSYLDNYLKIINMRFNNNITFTMDVDEEWMDCQVPRFILQPLLENSIASGRQSEDFAIQIGITASGDHDRLMLSVTDSGVGMDAESLFMLNEKLAKGESPKSTVGGSGIGLNNVNKRIRLYYGPDFGIHFVPADQGAEAIVTLPVHRL; this comes from the coding sequence ATGAGGACATCCGTCAAATCCCTGTTTGTCTCCAGACAGCTCCGAACACAGCTTATTCTGTATATTATGGTCATCAGCCTCGCCGTACTGGCGGGGGCTTCTTATTTTATTTATTCCTTTATGCAGAACATGATCAAAATCCAGAACGAACGGTTGCTCTACCAGCAATTCCAACAGCTTGACCATAACATAGGCGGCCTGGTGAAAGAGATCGATCGCTTATCCATGCTTTTTCTGCGGGATGATCACATTCAGCAGTTTTTGTACAAAATTTCGGAGAAAACGGAAGAGGAATTTCTCGAATCGAAAAACGACGTGCAGCGGGTGATCGCCGATTTCATCGACAACTACAACTATATTGACTCGATTTATATTACGGCGAACAATCTCGGGGCAGTAGGAGCAAGTCAGAAGCGGACGCTCGTTTACGATCGGGAAGCATGGCAGGAGAGCTTTTTTACTTCTGAGCCCTTCCGTCAAACGCTTGAACAGTATCCTCATCTGGTTATCCATTCCGGGATCAAGAAATCGTTCTACAATCCGTATCTGACCGGAGAAAACGATGGTTACCTGATCAGCCTGATGCGGGGCACGCGTGCCATCTATGATCCAACAACAAGCGCCACGCTGATTTTTAATATCGATGAACGGTATCTGTCATCCATCTATGCGACGGCGCTGAACAGTGAAGAAGGCGATATGTATATCGCCAGCGCTGACGGAACAATCATTTCGGCCAGTGAGGCGGATCGGGTAGGTACGCAGAGCCACTTCAAACCGGGTGCGGAACTGACGGACGGAGCTTACGGAAGCCTGGATGACGAAAAGGCCGGACGCAGCATGCAGGTTGTATATTACAAACTCCATGATGGCGGTTGGTACCTGCTGAAAGAAATTCCGCTCAGCCAGTACGCAGACCAGATTCTAGGCGTTCAACGAATGCTTGTACTGGTGTTCACGATCAGTGTGCTCGCGATATTCATAGCCTCCTACTTCTGGCTTCGCAAAATCATCAAACCGCTCAACCAATTGTCCGGCAAAATGAAAGACATGAGCCGCGGTGAACTCGGGGTTACCGTCGATCATGTTCCGAATAATGAGCTGGGCACGGTCATCCGCCGCTTTAATGAGATGTCGCTCAGCATGGTAGAACTGGTGAACAAAAACAATGAGATTCAGGAGAAAAAGAGGGAGCTGGAACTGGAGGCACTACAGTATCAGATTAATCCGCATTTCCTGTACAACACCCTGAACATGATCCGCTGGATGGCTGTCATTGTGAAGGCGGACAACATCGTAAATACGATTGTAGCACTGGGCAATATTTTGCGCCCCGTATTCTCCAGCAAAGACTCGATGTGTTCCCTGCGGGACGAACTGTCGTATCTGGACAATTATCTGAAGATCATTAACATGCGATTCAACAATAATATTACGTTTACGATGGACGTGGATGAAGAGTGGATGGATTGTCAGGTGCCGCGTTTTATTCTGCAGCCGCTGCTGGAAAATTCCATTGCTTCCGGCAGACAGAGCGAAGATTTTGCCATCCAGATCGGAATTACTGCCTCGGGCGACCATGACCGTCTGATGCTGAGCGTCACCGATTCCGGCGTCGGAATGGATGCAGAGAGCCTCTTCATGTTAAACGAAAAGCTGGCCAAGGGGGAATCGCCCAAATCCACCGTTGGCGGGAGCGGAATCGGACTGAATAACGTCAATAAACGGATTCGTTTGTATTATGGACCGGACTTCGGCATTCACTTCGTTCCGGCCGATCAGGGTGCTGAGGCCATCGTTACCTTGCCTGTACATCGATTATAG